In Deltaproteobacteria bacterium, the DNA window TTCGGCAGCAGCAAGAGATTTACACCGCCGCCGTGCGGCAGAGCCTGCGGCGGCCGGTGGCGGCATTTAAGGTAATCTTTCTGCGCGCCGGTGCCGCTGTCGAAATAGCAGCCAAACCCAATACCCAGTTGGCGCTCTTCTAGGAAGCTTAATGAGAATATTTTTCTTTGACATCGAAACCGTGCCCACCGACAAATCGCTGCAAGAAAACGGCCTATTGGAAGAGCAAATCCGCCTTGACGAAGCCGAGCTAATCAAAAAGCTCAGCCTGTCGGCGATGACGGCGAAAATCATCTGCCTGTGCTACGCCATCGATCCGCCCGGCGATGCGCCGGTGCAAGTGCTGCAGGGCGAAGAGACCGACATCATCAAAAATTTCTGGAAGGTAATTAACGATTGTCACCTGTTTGTCGGCCACAATATTCTCGACTTCGATCTGCGCTTTATCTATCAGCGTTCTATCATCCACCAGATCAAACCGTCGCGGGAAATCCCCTTTACCCGTTTCCGCAACAACCCGATTTACGACACCATGCAGGAGTGGAGCAAGTGGGGCCGCGAGCACGCGAGCCTCGACAACTTAGCCAAAGCCCTCGGCATCCCCTCCCCCAAAGAAAGCCTAGACGGCTCGAAAGTTTACCCATATTACCGGGCAGGAAAGCTGCCTGAGATTATCGAGTACTGTAAGCGGGATGTAGATTCGGTGCGCGCGGTTTATCGGAAGATGACGTTTGCGAAGTCTCTAGGTTAGCAAGTGATCCCACTTGTTGTTTTCATGGGTTATCGTTATCATTTGCCTTATGAGTGCGAATGAGCTTCTGCGAAAGTTCAAAACATTGCCCCCGCGGGAGCGAGAAAAGTTTGTCGCGGCTGTTTTGACGTTAGTTGACAACGGTGGCGGAAAACCGGCAAAGCCGGATCGCCATGTAAAATGGCCTGACGTGGAAAAGCGGGCCAAGCGCATCTTTGGCAACCGCGTGCTTCCGAATCTCGTCCTCTTGGAGCGCGACAAAGCCGCGTTCTGAGCGAGATGAATCATTACGCAGATAGCAGCTTTCTCGTTTCTTGCTACATTGTCGACGCGAACACTGCCCAAGCGAGAGCCTGGCTTTCGCGCACCAACGCACCCCTTGCATTCACTTCGTTACATGCCTTGGAAGTGCGGAACGCCTTCAGACTTGGGGTCTTCCGGGGACTTTTCTCAGTAGCCGATGCGAGTGCAACATTAGCTAACCTCGAAAGAGACCTGCGTAGCGGAAGATTGGTAAGAACGGCGGTTAATTGGACTGTCGCCTTCCGCATTGCAACACTCCTCAGTTATCGGAACACGCAGTCTAGATATACTCCACGTCGCCGTGGCAAAGACATTACACGAAAGCGATCTGATCTCTTTCGACGCTCGCCAACGAACACTAGCTGTGGCCGTTGGCATGCGAGCGTTACCGTAGATTTTCTTCAGTGAATCACGTTTGACTCCGATTTCCCCAGACTATAAGTTAAAAAATTATCGAGATGGGTGCGAGGTTTTTGCTTCGCACCGACAAGTTTAATCAAGACTTTTTTAGGAGGCATTATGGACCATCCCGTAGAATCGACTTTTAAGGAACCAACCGATAAGAAAACTCGTGCTGGTTTCGGCAAATTTCTCCGCCCCAACACTCCCTATGACGACTTCATGGAATCGCAGGGGATTCCGATCTATCGCGATATCGGCGTGCGCCGCGTGCAGGATCTGCCACGCAAACCGTGGAAGCGCCTGGGCGGCAACGGCACGTTTATTCAGCTGCTCGGCACCGAAGGACTGTGGGGCTGTTATGTCGTTGAAGTTCCCGGCGCAGGGGCACTGAATCCCGAAAAGCATCTCTATGAAGAGCAATATCTGGTTGTCGACGGCCGCGGCACCACCGAAGTGTGGGTGGACGGCAATCCGAAGAAGCTCACCTTCGAGTGGCAGAAAGGCTCGATCTTCGCGATCCCGATGAACGCCACGCACCGCATCGTCAACGCGACCTCGAGCCCGGCGCTTCTGCTCGCCGGCACGACAGCGCCGAATATCATGAACAACTTCGGCAACGAAGATTTTATCTTCAATTGCCCCTATCAATTCAAAGACCGGTTCGATCCGACGGACGATTACTACAAATACAAAGAAGAAGTGACGCCCGATCCGGTGCGCGGCCTTGCCATGCGCAAGACCAACATCATCCCAGACGTGATGGGCTGCGAGCTGCCGATGGATAATCGCCGCTCGCCTGGCTATCGCCGCATCGAGCCGCACATGGCTGGGCAGCAATTTTATTTTTGGATCGGCCAACACGAGACCGGCCGCTACTCGAAAGCTCACGCCCACGGTTCCGCCGCGGTGCTGATCTGCTTGAGCGGCAAGGGCTACACCTACACCTGGCCGTCTAAGCTCGGCACCCATCCTTGGGAGAAGGGCACCATCGAAGAAATCCGCCGCCAAGACTACGAGCCGGTGGGTATGGTTAGCGCCGCGCCGATGAGCGGCAACTGGTTCCACGCCCACTTCGGCGCCAGCAAAGAGCCACTGCGCCTGACCGCGTGGTTCGGTCCCAACGCCCCAGGCCGTGAGCGCGGTCGCCCCGGCGAAAGAGCGATTGACTACGGCGCCATCGACATGAAAGACGGCGGCACGGCGATCCCCTATAACGAAGAAGATCCGTTCCTGCGCAAAGAGTTCGAAGAAACTCTCGCCAAAGTTGGCGCCCAGTCGCGCATGGAACCGGATCTCTATAAGAATTCCTACTAGCTAGGCGGGTTTTGGGTTTCGGGTTTAACTCCGAACCCGAAACCCGAAACATTCACTTCGCTCTCTTTTCAATCGAACATTAGGAACATTATGGCCACCGCACCCCGAGGTTCGTTTTCCAACGCCAACCGCCACATGCAGGATGAAGAGAACCTGGTTCTCACCAGTGTCGGCGTCGACATTGGCTCATCAACATCGCATCTGGTTTTCTCGCGCTTGGAATTGACCCTCGAGGGCTCGCGTTACCGTGTGTCTAAACGCGAGGTGATCAACGAATCGGAAATCCTCTTGACTCCCTACGTCGACGACACGCGCATCGACACCGAGGCATTGGAAAAGTTCATCAACGGTCAATACACAAAAGCGAAAATCCGCCGCGAAGAAGTCGACACCGGCGCATTGATTCTCACCGGCGTCGCCGTCCGTCGGCGCAACGCCCGTGGTATCGGAGAATTGTTTGCCCGGGAAGCCGGCAAGTTCGTCGCCGTCAGCGCCGGCGATGGCCTCGAAGCGACCATGGCGGCGCACGGTTCAGGCGCGGTTGCGCATTCGGCAAAGATGGGCGGCGTGGTGTTGAACATCGACATCGGCGGCGGCACCAGCAAGTTCGCCGTCTGCAACAACGGCAAAGTGCAAGAAGTCTCGGCTATCGATATCGGCGCGCGGCTGCTGGCCTTCGACAACGACGGCGTCATCGTGCGCATCGAAGAAGCCGGCAGAAAGCACGCCAAGTGGGCCGGCTTTGAAGTTGCGTTGGGGCAAAAACCCGCTCAAGAAAATTTGAAAAAGATGGTGTCGGGCATGATGGACAAGCTCTTCGCCCTGCTCAACCCCGACGCCGTCACCGACGATATCAAAGGACTGCTACGCTTGCCGCCGCTGACCTACAAAGGCGAGATCGACTGTGTCATGTTCTCCGGCGGCGTGTCCGAGTTCATTTACAATCGTGCCAAGACAAACTTCGGCGACTTGGGTCCTCTCATCGCCGAAGAAGTCCACAAACGCAGCGGCAGCTTGGGCCTGCTGCTCATGGAGCCCAACGCGCGCATCCGTGCTACCGTCATCGGCGCATCGCAGTACACCGTGCAAGTCAGCGGCAACACGATTTTCATTTCCCCCGACGACGCCGTGCCCGTGCGCAATGTCGCCGTAGTCGCGCCGCAGTTCCCGTTAGATCAAGACGAATTCACCAAAGAAGCGGTGCGCGACGCGCTGCGCGCGGCGCTGCAAAGACTCGATCTCCTGCACGGCCGCCAACCCGTCGCGGTCGCATTTCACTGGGACGGCTCGGCAACCTTCTTCCGCCTGCAAGCCTTCTGCAGCGGCGTCGCCGAGGCAATGCAAGAAATCCTCGCCAAAGGCCATCCGTTGGTTCTCGTCAACGACGGCGACATCGGCGGCATCATCGGTCTGCACTTTCAAGAAGAGCTCAAGTTCGACAAGCCGATCATCTCCACCGACGGCATCTCGCTCAACGATTTCGATTACATCGACGTCGGCGCGCTGATTCCATCATCCGGCGCCGTGCCGGTAGTCATCAAGTCGCTCATCTTCCCGGCATCGCCCGAGGCGTAGCCGCTACACGTTTGCACGATCCTGCCTCGACCAAACGCAGGATTGCTGCCCCTCGCATTGCTGCCCGCGCGAAAGCCAAGTCAACGGCGCACCTGCGCATACCACGCGTCGCTCTGCGCAGCTTCAGAAGTCAAATTGGAGAGGTTGCGTGCAATCCCCCAGCAAATGTGCAATGGCTGATCTAAGAGGAGTCGCAATTACCCCTATGACGCTCATCATCAATAACAACGAGGTCGAAAAGCTGCTGACCATGGAAGACACCATCGCAGCGCTAGAACAAGGCTATCTCCAGCTTGCGGCCGGGGAGGCGGTGTGCCGGCCGCGCATCGATATCCGCATACCGACCAGCGATCCCAGCAAGAATTACCAGTGGGGGACGATGGAAGGCGGATCGACGGCTGGCTATTTCGCCATTCGCATGAAGTCCGACGTCATCTATGAGAGCAAGTACAACGGTGTCGTCACGCAGGAAAAATATTGCATGAAGCCTGGCCTTTATTGCGGCTTGATCCTGCTGACTTCAGTAGAGAATGGCGAGCCGCTGGCATTTATCAACGACGGCCACCTGCAGCACATGCGGGTCGGGGCTGACGGCGGCATCGGCGTAAAGTATCTTTCTAATCCCGAGGCTGAAGTGGTCGGCATCATCGGCTCCGGCGGCATGGCGCGCACGCACATGGAGGCGTTCATGCACGTGCGCAAGCTCGAGAAGCTCCAAGTCTTCAGCCCGACCAAGGAGAACCGCGAGCGCTTCGGCCGCGAGATGGCGGCGAAATACAACATTGAAGTGAAAGTGTGCAGCCGACCCGAAGAGGTCTACAAAGGCGCGCATATTTTGGCCGCTCTCACCGATTCCGCAGTGGAAGTCACCGACGGATCCTATCTCGAAAAAGGCGCCCACATTGTGGTCGTCGGCGGCAGCGGTAAACCCGACGACAAGAGTTTGCAGAAGGTCGACGTCTATCTGCGCTTCGGCGACACGCCGGCGCCCACTGGTCACCCCGAGCTTGCGACCGATGCTGAGAATCTCGGCTACGAGGCGCGGCCGCAACAAGCCAAATTTGGCGACGGCCGCCGCGATCGGCGCAAGCATGGCAACTCGTTGCCCAACAAACGCGTCACGCTCGCGGACCTCGTCTCCGGCAAAGCAAAGGGTCGCACCTCGGCGGAACAGATTACTTATTCCGAAAGGGGCAATCTGCAAGGCGCGCAATTCCACGCGGTGGGCGGCAAAGTCTACGAGCTGGCCACGCGCGCCGGCGTTGGCCGTGAGATACCGACGGAGTGGTTTTTGCAGGATATTCGCGATTGAGCCAAGATTCGATGGGTATCGCTAACGCTCAACCCATCCTACGTAACTAGGGCTGTCATCGTCATCCTGAGCGAGGGCGAAGGATCTGCTTTTGCTGAGTTCGCCATGCCGGTGCCGGCGTAAATACCGCCCGCAGAGCTGTGTTCAGAGACAAGTTGGGTTAAAATATCAGCAGTTCACCGCTTTTATAACCGCAATTTCTCTCCCCCGAGAAAGCCGTGTTGTTTTATGACCGAAAATCCACCGATTGCGACACAGTCTCCTGGGAGAGAGGTCGGGGTGAGGGCCGCTCGAAACGTGGCAGGAACACACCACAACATTCCGTCATCTTTGTCGAATGGCTCCGAGTTCTTTTCAATTCTCTCCTAAGTGAATTCTCACGTTGCGATACGCATCCATCTCCGCTCGATCGCGCGGGTTGACGACAATCGTCGTCACCGGCGTTTCGATGATCGCCGGACCGGCGAACGCGGTGCCCGGTTGCATCTTGGTAAAATCGTACACCCGTGTCTGCACAAAATCGCGTGACTCTTCAAAGTAAACCGGCCGCTGATTTTTCAGCGCTGCGGCGCCGTCGGACTTTTCTATGTTCTCTGCCTTAATGTCAGGCTTTTTCAAGACCCCAGTCGCCGTCAAACGAAACGTCAAAATCTCTTTGCCCGCTTCTTTGTAACCTGAGCCCTGGCCGAAGGCCTTCTCGTAAGACTCATCGAACAAATCATAGAGCGCTTCCATGTCGGACTCTGTGATCGGCACCGTCCCTTCGGCGAACGGGATATTCAATTCGTGCACCTGATAGCGATAGCGCATGTCGACACTGCGCTGCACGCGCACGTCACGCTCGGTAAATCCGGCAGCGCGCAGATCGACGTAGGCTTTTTGTAGTAGCCCGGCAAAGTTTTCATTAACCCGCTGCAAATCGACAGGGACGACTACGTGATCGGACTTGCCATATTCGTAGGCGACGTCCGAGCTGATCAAACCCGTCGCGCCGTGAACAGACGCGGTGAGTGGAATAACAACTTGGCGAATCCCAAGTTCCGCGGCATAGCGGCTCGCATGCACCGGTGCCGCACCACCGAAGGCGAAAAGAACGAAATTTCTCGGATCATGCCCCTTTTCCACCGTCGCCTTGCGAATCAAGTCGCTCATGTGCGCGTTGGCGATGCGATAAATACCGGCGGCGGCCTCCACTTCGGTCATCTTGAGCGGCTTGGCGATTTTCTCGCGGATCGCGTCCAACGTCTTCGTCTTGGCGAGCCGCATGCGCCCGCCGAGAAAATAATCAGAGTTGAGATAACCGAGAACCAAATCAGCATCCGACACCGTCGGCTCCGTGCCGCCGACGTCGTAGCAAACCGGCCCCGGCGATGCGCCGGCGCCCTGCGGTCCGACTTTCAACAATCCGGTGTCGGGCTCGATCCAGGCGATGCTGCCGCCGCCGGCGCCGATGGATTCCACCCAGATTTTCGTCGAGAGAATGCTGTAGC includes these proteins:
- a CDS encoding cupin domain-containing protein, with the protein product MDHPVESTFKEPTDKKTRAGFGKFLRPNTPYDDFMESQGIPIYRDIGVRRVQDLPRKPWKRLGGNGTFIQLLGTEGLWGCYVVEVPGAGALNPEKHLYEEQYLVVDGRGTTEVWVDGNPKKLTFEWQKGSIFAIPMNATHRIVNATSSPALLLAGTTAPNIMNNFGNEDFIFNCPYQFKDRFDPTDDYYKYKEEVTPDPVRGLAMRKTNIIPDVMGCELPMDNRRSPGYRRIEPHMAGQQFYFWIGQHETGRYSKAHAHGSAAVLICLSGKGYTYTWPSKLGTHPWEKGTIEEIRRQDYEPVGMVSAAPMSGNWFHAHFGASKEPLRLTAWFGPNAPGRERGRPGERAIDYGAIDMKDGGTAIPYNEEDPFLRKEFEETLAKVGAQSRMEPDLYKNSY
- a CDS encoding ethanolamine utilization protein EutA, which codes for MATAPRGSFSNANRHMQDEENLVLTSVGVDIGSSTSHLVFSRLELTLEGSRYRVSKREVINESEILLTPYVDDTRIDTEALEKFINGQYTKAKIRREEVDTGALILTGVAVRRRNARGIGELFAREAGKFVAVSAGDGLEATMAAHGSGAVAHSAKMGGVVLNIDIGGGTSKFAVCNNGKVQEVSAIDIGARLLAFDNDGVIVRIEEAGRKHAKWAGFEVALGQKPAQENLKKMVSGMMDKLFALLNPDAVTDDIKGLLRLPPLTYKGEIDCVMFSGGVSEFIYNRAKTNFGDLGPLIAEEVHKRSGSLGLLLMEPNARIRATVIGASQYTVQVSGNTIFISPDDAVPVRNVAVVAPQFPLDQDEFTKEAVRDALRAALQRLDLLHGRQPVAVAFHWDGSATFFRLQAFCSGVAEAMQEILAKGHPLVLVNDGDIGGIIGLHFQEELKFDKPIISTDGISLNDFDYIDVGALIPSSGAVPVVIKSLIFPASPEA
- a CDS encoding ornithine cyclodeaminase family protein; this encodes MTLIINNNEVEKLLTMEDTIAALEQGYLQLAAGEAVCRPRIDIRIPTSDPSKNYQWGTMEGGSTAGYFAIRMKSDVIYESKYNGVVTQEKYCMKPGLYCGLILLTSVENGEPLAFINDGHLQHMRVGADGGIGVKYLSNPEAEVVGIIGSGGMARTHMEAFMHVRKLEKLQVFSPTKENRERFGREMAAKYNIEVKVCSRPEEVYKGAHILAALTDSAVEVTDGSYLEKGAHIVVVGGSGKPDDKSLQKVDVYLRFGDTPAPTGHPELATDAENLGYEARPQQAKFGDGRRDRRKHGNSLPNKRVTLADLVSGKAKGRTSAEQITYSERGNLQGAQFHAVGGKVYELATRAGVGREIPTEWFLQDIRD
- a CDS encoding hydantoinase/oxoprolinase family protein: MQYIVGVDIGGTFTDCVVIDENGSVTIGKSLSTPAYFSQGALNATADAARNLGLSSAEALLQSTQLFLHACTIGDNTLITRAGAKTGLIMTRGFGDTLHMMRGKVAEGLTENEIAHRSAMDKPVPFVPRKLVEEVTERIDYKGAELIRLDVPAAEQALDRLVSKGVESVAVCFLWSIMNDAHEKQLADILKKKYPQLFFTLSSEVAPYTGEYERSATTVFNAYIGPKISSYLQNLQEILRSKGLRREPLIMQAYGGVLGIAATCKNAVGIIESGPAAGIVGTRFLGEHIGEKNILATDMGGTTFKVSVVRDGVIERDYKPVILRYSILSTKIWVESIGAGGGSIAWIEPDTGLLKVGPQGAGASPGPVCYDVGGTEPTVSDADLVLGYLNSDYFLGGRMRLAKTKTLDAIREKIAKPLKMTEVEAAAGIYRIANAHMSDLIRKATVEKGHDPRNFVLFAFGGAAPVHASRYAAELGIRQVVIPLTASVHGATGLISSDVAYEYGKSDHVVVPVDLQRVNENFAGLLQKAYVDLRAAGFTERDVRVQRSVDMRYRYQVHELNIPFAEGTVPITESDMEALYDLFDESYEKAFGQGSGYKEAGKEILTFRLTATGVLKKPDIKAENIEKSDGAAALKNQRPVYFEESRDFVQTRVYDFTKMQPGTAFAGPAIIETPVTTIVVNPRDRAEMDAYRNVRIHLGEN